A DNA window from Brassica napus cultivar Da-Ae chromosome A4, Da-Ae, whole genome shotgun sequence contains the following coding sequences:
- the LOC106444993 gene encoding F-box/kelch-repeat protein At3g61590-like, with protein MEAETSWTTYPYNYMTTYIPEAESYSEQSDDDEETKLQTFAMDSLLPNDLLERILSFLPIASIFRAGTVCKRWNEIVSSQRFLWNFSNNNNNNSVSQGPWYFMFTTTDDPSGYAYDPVIKKWYSFDLPCIETSNWFIASSCGLVCFMDNDCRSKIYVSNPITKQWRRLIEPPGHKATDYTALSTSMNRAKQSYSVSIVKSKQVAGDFFQWDLSIHLYSSETMTWTTSVTDVLTGWRGGDESVICNNVLYFLIYTTGGNSDHRHGLIASNLSSSTSSLMRSFIPMPCALTCGRLMNLKERLVVVGGIGKHDRPEIIKGIGIWCLKGGREWQEMARMPQRFFQGFGELDDVFASSGSDDLVYIQSYGSPALLMFDMKLKCWKWSQKCPVSKKFPLQLFTGFCFEPRLEITP; from the coding sequence ATGGAAGCAGAAACGTCTTGGACCACTTACCCTTACAACTACATGACTACATACATCCCTGAAGCTGAATCATACTCTGAGCAGAGcgatgatgatgaagagacCAAACTCCAAACCTTTGCAATGGATTCTCTTCTCCCCAACGATCTACTAGAAAGAATCCTCTCCTTTCTCCCCATTGCTAGCATCTTCAGAGCTGGCACGGTCTGCAAAAGATGGAACGAGATTGTCTCTTCTCAAAGATTCTTATGGAACTtctccaacaacaacaacaacaactcggTTTCTCAGGGGCCTTGGTACTTCATGTTCACCACCACTGATGATCCATCCGGTTATGCTTATGACCCGGTTATCAAGAAATGGTACAGCTTTGATCTCCCTTGCATTGAAACTTCGAATTGGTTTATTGCTTCCTCTTGTGGATTGGTTTGTTTCATGGATaatgactgtagaagcaagatctATGTCTCAAACCCTATCACCAAGCAATGGAGAAGACTTATCGAACCACCGGGTCATAAGGCTACTGATTATACAGCATTGTCTACCTCCATGAACAGAGCAAAACAGAGTTACTCTGTTTCTATAGTGAAGTCAAAGCAAGTTGCTGGAGATTTCTTCCAATGGGATCTCTCTATTCATCTCTACAGCTCCGAAACAATGACGTGGACAACAAGTGTAACCGATGTCTTAACCGGGTGGAGAGGAGGAGACGAGAGTGTGATCTGCAACAATGTTCTTTACTTCTTGATTTACACCACAGGAGGCAACTCTGATCATCGCCACGGCTTGATTGCTTCTAACTTATCGTCGTCCACATCATCCTTGATGAGGAGTTTCATTCCAATGCCGTGTGCTTTAACCTGTGGGAGGCTGATGAATCTCAAGGAGAGGCTTGTGGTCGTTGGAGGGATAGGGAAGCATGATAGGCCAGAGATTATCAAAGGGATTGGGATATGGTGTTTGAAAGGAGGGAGAGAGTGGCAAGAGATGGCGAGAATGCCTCAGAGATTCTTCCAAGGGTTTGGGGAGTTGGATGATGTTTTCGCGAGTAGTGGCAGTGATGATTTGGTTTATATACAGAGCTATGGATCTCCTGCGCTTTTGATGTTTGATATGAAGTTAAAGTGTTGGAAATGGTCTCAGAAGTGTCCTGTCTCTAAGAAGTTCCCTCTCCAGCTCTTTACTGGGTTTTGCTTTGAACCAAGACTTGAGATCACTCCATAG